In Chitinispirillum alkaliphilum, the following are encoded in one genomic region:
- a CDS encoding Phosphatidate cytidylyltransferase, with translation MINWTNLKKRLLFVAWAVPLGWWFINSDFSILPRDVAVLYPGQVLAIALVMLAVYEYTKMLSLVYPVNAFWISYLWIGLQIVLFLSREPSPPGVLSIYILLVFVAIEAFFWGKRDKSRRWVRASLLFSGTVFLNIASISLVSLYHSPFQNLFITPSPTIISQLSIVVVLASVFLCDTGAYFAGNLWGKHHFSSISPNKTIEGSVAGLISSVIIVTIGWIFLRNPQLPLILGPILGILIGVSAQIGDLLVSLMKRFFKVKDASTIIPGHGGILDRFDSVFFTAPVVYLFSWVVTRIFSI, from the coding sequence ATGATAAACTGGACCAATTTAAAGAAACGTCTGCTTTTTGTAGCATGGGCAGTACCACTGGGATGGTGGTTCATAAATTCCGACTTTTCTATTCTTCCCAGAGATGTTGCAGTTCTTTATCCCGGTCAGGTTTTGGCCATTGCACTTGTGATGCTTGCGGTTTATGAATATACAAAGATGCTTAGCCTTGTCTACCCGGTTAATGCCTTTTGGATAAGTTATCTGTGGATAGGGCTGCAGATCGTGCTTTTCTTAAGCAGAGAACCCTCTCCACCGGGAGTACTCTCGATTTATATTCTTCTTGTGTTTGTTGCGATCGAAGCATTTTTCTGGGGAAAACGTGATAAAAGCAGAAGATGGGTTAGGGCAAGTCTTCTCTTCAGTGGCACTGTTTTTCTGAATATCGCTTCAATATCGCTTGTTAGCCTCTATCACTCCCCTTTTCAGAATCTCTTTATCACTCCCAGTCCCACAATAATTTCTCAGCTAAGCATAGTTGTTGTGCTTGCATCTGTTTTTCTGTGTGACACAGGAGCCTATTTCGCGGGAAATCTCTGGGGTAAACATCATTTTTCCAGTATCAGCCCAAATAAAACGATAGAGGGTAGTGTTGCAGGTCTGATCTCTTCGGTTATTATCGTCACCATTGGGTGGATTTTTCTCAGAAATCCCCAACTACCACTGATTCTTGGCCCGATCCTGGGGATACTGATCGGAGTATCGGCTCAGATCGGAGATCTTCTGGTCTCTCTGATGAAACGTTTTTTTAAGGTTAAAGATGCCTCAACCATTATACCCGGGCATGGTGGCATTCTCGATCGCTTTGATAGTGTATTTTTCACAGCACCGGTTGTATATCTCTTTTCATGGGTTGTAACCAGAATATTTAGTATATGA
- a CDS encoding 1-deoxy-D-xylulose 5-phosphate reductoisomerase: MIMDKKKILILGSTGSIGKSSCNCMRRFKENFSVTGLAAGNNLKLLSSQIEEFSPRGCYISDPQKSLQLRSKFNKSVKVYDSLEELVEESDYDILINALVGAAGFRSTIKALKKGKKVALANKESLVIGGDLIKKILNEGSGTLLPVDSEHSAILQCLNGENNREIEAITLTASGGPFRNLPSEAFSTITREDALNHPTWKMGNKITIDSSTLMNKGFEVIEAHYLFSLPYSKLKVCIHPQSIIHSMVEFHDGAVIAQLGLPDMELPIQYALTFPQRFPIGGKRLNLAQIGQLDFFEPDTDKFPCLKLCIEAGEAGGTALAVLNAANEVAVELFLREEIVFTEIPKIVAWALRNHTVVAASSIEIIEEADKETRQRIINEFRKGRKL; encoded by the coding sequence ATGATTATGGATAAGAAAAAGATTTTAATTTTAGGTTCCACCGGTTCTATTGGTAAAAGCAGCTGTAATTGCATGAGGAGATTTAAAGAGAACTTCTCTGTTACAGGGCTTGCTGCCGGTAACAACCTTAAGCTCCTCTCATCACAAATCGAGGAATTCTCCCCCCGAGGGTGTTACATATCAGATCCTCAGAAATCTCTGCAGCTTAGAAGCAAGTTTAATAAAAGTGTTAAAGTCTACGATTCCCTTGAAGAGCTTGTAGAGGAGAGCGATTATGATATCCTTATAAATGCTCTGGTCGGGGCTGCCGGGTTCAGATCCACAATAAAGGCGCTGAAAAAGGGGAAAAAAGTTGCACTGGCCAACAAAGAGAGCCTTGTAATTGGCGGTGATCTAATAAAGAAAATTCTCAATGAAGGCAGTGGTACACTGTTGCCGGTGGATAGTGAGCACAGCGCAATTCTCCAATGTCTCAATGGTGAAAACAACAGGGAAATTGAAGCAATAACACTTACCGCCTCTGGTGGTCCATTTCGCAATTTGCCCAGTGAGGCCTTCAGCACTATCACCAGGGAGGATGCACTTAATCATCCAACCTGGAAGATGGGAAACAAAATCACAATCGACTCTTCCACACTCATGAACAAGGGTTTTGAAGTAATCGAGGCACACTATCTTTTCTCTCTGCCCTACTCAAAGCTAAAGGTGTGTATTCACCCCCAATCGATTATCCACTCTATGGTTGAATTTCACGACGGAGCCGTAATTGCGCAGCTTGGCCTTCCTGATATGGAGCTGCCCATACAATACGCTCTCACATTCCCCCAACGTTTTCCGATCGGGGGAAAAAGACTCAACCTGGCCCAAATCGGCCAGCTCGATTTTTTCGAACCTGACACCGACAAATTCCCCTGTCTGAAACTCTGTATTGAAGCCGGAGAGGCTGGAGGGACAGCGCTGGCGGTGTTAAATGCTGCAAATGAGGTAGCTGTAGAGCTTTTTCTAAGAGAGGAGATAGTTTTTACCGAGATACCCAAAATAGTGGCATGGGCTTTGCGTAATCACACAGTTGTAGCCGCAAGCTCAATCGAGATAATAGAAGAGGCTGACAAAGAAACTCGTCAACGTATTATAAACGAATTTAGAAAAGGGCGTAAACTGTGA
- a CDS encoding Membrane-associated zinc metalloprotease, giving the protein MLVLGILVLVHELGHFLAAKACKIKVLTFSIGFGRALIKKKYGDTEYRLSSIPFGGYVRMAGDNPEEQRSGSPDEFNSKPVWQRAVVALAGPVANLVFAVLLLWFIFIYGVARPVYMDNLNIGGVIENSSAQEAGFLPGDSILAINNQTVESWDDIENHFTRQQKQYEFTILRNNTTYDKTLNIEYSESGLPQQPVGGLLPPVPAVIGGINPDSPAEQAQLEKQDSVIAINGENVYSFYHLSTLINNHNREELPLTFTVKRGDTVLNKEITPEFNSEKETYIIGITVASPETELVRFSPLAAIPMSMEKTWEYTTMIFQVIGQLISREVSTNQLAGPLGIIPASGLMAMQGLSPILNFMALIGINLAVLNLLPLVITDGGMLFFLGLEAIRKKPLSPKTQANINKVAIIFFLALFLFVSINDVKRLPEILRIFN; this is encoded by the coding sequence TTGTTAGTACTTGGCATTCTGGTTTTGGTGCATGAATTAGGACATTTTCTTGCAGCCAAGGCGTGTAAAATTAAAGTACTCACCTTCTCTATTGGGTTTGGCAGAGCGTTAATCAAGAAAAAGTACGGCGATACCGAATACCGCCTCAGCTCAATTCCTTTTGGTGGATATGTCCGTATGGCAGGCGACAACCCCGAAGAGCAGCGCAGTGGTTCACCAGATGAATTTAACTCAAAACCAGTATGGCAGCGTGCGGTTGTAGCTCTGGCAGGCCCTGTGGCTAACCTTGTATTTGCGGTTTTGCTTTTATGGTTCATCTTTATATACGGTGTAGCACGTCCCGTATACATGGATAATCTCAACATTGGCGGAGTGATTGAAAACTCATCCGCTCAGGAAGCTGGATTTCTCCCCGGAGACAGTATCCTTGCCATAAACAACCAAACTGTAGAATCATGGGATGATATAGAAAATCATTTCACAAGACAGCAGAAACAGTATGAATTTACCATACTCAGAAACAACACCACATATGACAAAACACTAAATATTGAATACAGCGAAAGCGGTTTGCCCCAACAGCCCGTTGGCGGTCTCTTACCACCTGTACCTGCGGTAATAGGAGGTATAAATCCCGATTCACCAGCAGAACAGGCTCAACTCGAAAAACAGGATTCAGTTATTGCCATCAATGGTGAGAACGTATACTCTTTTTACCACCTTTCAACCCTGATTAACAACCATAACCGTGAAGAACTCCCGCTCACCTTTACCGTTAAACGTGGGGATACAGTATTAAACAAAGAAATCACTCCTGAGTTTAACAGTGAAAAAGAAACCTACATCATCGGCATCACGGTTGCAAGTCCCGAAACAGAGCTGGTACGGTTTTCTCCTTTAGCGGCTATCCCCATGAGTATGGAAAAAACCTGGGAATACACTACAATGATCTTCCAGGTCATTGGGCAGCTAATCTCGCGCGAGGTCTCCACAAACCAATTAGCGGGTCCACTGGGAATAATTCCAGCTTCAGGACTCATGGCAATGCAGGGTCTCTCCCCTATTCTCAATTTTATGGCTTTAATAGGAATAAATCTGGCAGTATTGAATCTCTTACCACTGGTTATCACTGATGGTGGAATGCTTTTCTTTCTTGGTTTGGAAGCGATCCGCAAAAAACCGCTTTCTCCAAAAACCCAGGCAAATATAAACAAAGTAGCAATAATTTTCTTTTTGGCACTGTTCCTCTTTGTAAGCATAAATGACGTAAAACGATTGCCGGAAATTTTACGCATTTTCAATTAA